A window of Diadema setosum chromosome 2, eeDiaSeto1, whole genome shotgun sequence contains these coding sequences:
- the LOC140238983 gene encoding UDP-galactose translocator-like, which produces MANLANKGHVLPTTSLKESAQSGGRNNIKYVSLFFLVVQNASLILTMRYTRTLPGDKYLTSTAVVLCEAIKMITCIFIILAQMRGNVVELIHFLWQSIVMQPVDTFKLAVPSFIYMVQNNLIFIAISHLSAATFQVSYQLKILTTALFSVVMLKKSLCSLQWVALLMLFVGVAIVQVQPSDPSKAASEKSTTEQSPIKGLMAVIVSCLSSGFAGVYFEKILKGSQASIWLRNIQLGLFGTLTGIIGIFVKDGSAVLEKGFFFGYTGYVWLVIAMQAFGGLLVAVVVKYADNILKGFATSFSIIISTVMSVYLFGFLINVQFCVGATLVVVAVYLYSQPRPASQTPTMLESTKATQNGA; this is translated from the exons GCAGAAACAACATCAAGTATGTCAGTCTGTTCTTCCTGGTGGTGCAGAATGCTTCGCTCATCCTCACGATGCGCTACACCCGCACGCTGCCCGGCGACAAGTACCTCACCTCCACGGCGGTGGTGCTGTGCGAGGCCATCAAGATGATCACCTGCATCTTCATCATCCTTGCCCAGATGCGAGGCAACGTGGTGGAGCTCATCCACTTCCTCTGGCAGAGCATCGTCATGCAGCCAGTGGACACCTTCAAGCTGGCCGTGCCTTCCTTCATCTACATGGTGCAGAACAACCTCATCTTCATCGCCATTTCCCACCTGAGTGCAGCTACATTTCAG GTTTCCTACCAGCTAAAGATCCTCACTACGGCTCTGTTCTCTGTTGTGATGCTAAAAAAGAGCCTCTGTTCTTTGCAGTGGGTAGCCCTCCTCATGCTCTTTGTGGGAGTTGCCATTGTACAG GTGCAACCCAGCGACCCTTCAAAGGCAGCTAGTGAGAAATCAACCACCGAACAATCACCCATTAAAGGCCTGATGGCCGTCATCGTGTCCTGCTTGTCTTCAGGGTTTGCTGGGGTCTACTTCGAGAAGATCCTCAAGGGCAGCCAGGCATCCATCTGGCTGAGGAACATCCAGTTGGGCCTGTTTGGGACCCTGACTGGAATCATCGGCATCTTCGTTAAGGATGGAAGCGCCGTTCTTGAAAAGGGCTTCTTCTTTGGCTACACGGGGTACGTCTGGCTGGTGATTGCCATGCAGGCGTTCGGTGGACTGCTGGTGGCCGTGGTCGTCAAGTACGCGGACAACATCCTCAAGGGATTTGCGACCAGCTTCAGTATTATCATATCCACGGTGATGTCTGTGTATCTGTTTGGGTTCCTTATCAATGTGCAGTTCTGCGTTGGAGCCACTCTGGTCGTCGTGGCTGTCTACCTGTACAGTCAGCCCCGCCCCGCTTCCCAGACACCCACCATGTTGGAATCGACGAAAGCGACACAAAATGGTGCGTGA